In the Lascolabacillus massiliensis genome, one interval contains:
- a CDS encoding VOC family protein, protein MNNDKYVIPAQTRIGHVHLKVSDLDRAIEFYSGLLGFEVTMNYGSQAAFLSAGGYHHHIGLNTWQSKGGAPAPANSAGLYHVAILFPERKDLAMIFKRLLEADYPLTGASDHGVSEAIYLNDPDGNGIELYWDKPRDQWPSTPEGGIDMYTEALDWRDLLKELD, encoded by the coding sequence ATGAACAACGATAAATATGTTATTCCGGCTCAAACACGCATTGGGCATGTACATCTTAAAGTATCCGACCTCGATAGGGCTATTGAATTTTATAGCGGACTCCTTGGATTTGAGGTCACAATGAATTATGGTAGTCAGGCCGCTTTCTTATCAGCCGGAGGTTACCACCACCATATAGGTCTCAACACTTGGCAAAGCAAGGGAGGCGCGCCTGCACCTGCAAATTCGGCAGGACTCTATCACGTGGCAATTCTGTTTCCGGAGAGAAAAGATCTGGCGATGATCTTCAAGCGACTCTTAGAGGCTGATTATCCACTTACTGGTGCAAGTGATCATGGTGTATCAGAAGCGATATATCTTAATGATCCTGATGGCAACGGAATTGAACTCTATTGGGATAAGCCAAGAGATCAGTGGCCTTCAACTCCCGAGGGAGGTATTGATATGTACACAGAAGCACTCGACTGGCGAGACCTTTTGAAAGAGCTTGATTAA
- a CDS encoding DUF4998 domain-containing protein: MKLRYILTLLLISMIGFYACESMDDNYKQYLGEYNYSGKIDSLRVYPGYERVILAWDNPRDQKSKKIKIIYGADQTEIVYDQLVDSVSIDGLAAGTGYEFTVYTMDNNGNLSVPTSVTAFPISAEFVESLTPPTIVVESKNNEQVLSFIGLSNIMMRFSGKINYAVEGPNGFDAEGVIDITDQVIKTNPSTGSVEYVTFNDLSIPVADLGLPVEFLPPGPYKFTYETTVWPIMSNLVSIDEITLGREANIEVQPVIINITALGGEVSDQFNTGGGEGIAMLVDGNIKSKYLTGNSRTPWMMFRTNEPAIVTRYEMTSGNDAPERDPKSWRLEASNDGENWVVLDERRNITFPGRESTQRFEVENDELYQYYKLQITENNGSNLFQLSEWTLFGPKLK; encoded by the coding sequence ATGAAACTAAGATATATACTTACCCTATTATTGATTTCCATGATTGGCTTTTATGCCTGTGAAAGCATGGATGATAATTACAAGCAATATCTCGGAGAATACAACTACTCCGGAAAGATTGACAGTCTGAGAGTGTACCCGGGCTACGAGAGAGTAATTCTTGCCTGGGACAATCCAAGAGATCAGAAGAGTAAAAAGATTAAAATTATTTACGGAGCTGATCAGACAGAGATAGTTTATGATCAGCTGGTTGACTCGGTATCGATTGATGGACTTGCAGCAGGTACCGGTTATGAGTTTACTGTTTATACAATGGATAATAATGGCAACTTATCGGTTCCAACATCAGTAACTGCATTCCCTATATCGGCAGAGTTTGTTGAGTCGCTTACACCTCCAACCATTGTTGTTGAGTCTAAAAACAATGAGCAGGTTCTCTCTTTTATCGGTTTATCGAATATTATGATGAGATTCTCAGGTAAAATCAACTATGCGGTTGAAGGACCAAACGGTTTTGATGCAGAAGGTGTAATTGATATCACAGATCAGGTAATTAAAACAAACCCATCTACAGGTTCTGTTGAGTACGTTACCTTCAACGATCTTTCAATTCCTGTTGCTGACCTGGGATTGCCTGTTGAGTTCCTGCCTCCTGGACCTTACAAGTTTACATACGAAACCACCGTATGGCCAATCATGAGTAATCTTGTTTCAATTGACGAGATAACACTTGGCAGAGAGGCTAACATTGAGGTGCAGCCTGTTATTATCAACATAACTGCTCTTGGTGGTGAGGTATCTGACCAGTTTAACACCGGTGGAGGTGAAGGTATTGCCATGTTGGTTGACGGAAATATTAAATCCAAATATCTGACTGGTAACAGCAGAACTCCATGGATGATGTTCAGGACTAATGAACCGGCAATTGTGACACGCTACGAGATGACTTCAGGTAATGATGCTCCTGAGCGTGACCCGAAATCATGGAGACTAGAGGCTTCTAATGATGGTGAAAACTGGGTAGTTCTTGACGAACGCAGGAACATAACATTCCCTGGAAGAGAAAGTACTCAGAGGTTTGAAGTTGAAAACGATGAGTTATATCAGTACTACAAGCTGCAGATTACTGAGAACAATGGTAGCAACCTGTTCCAGCTGTCAGAGTGGACGTTGTTTGGACCGAAGCTCAAGTAG
- a CDS encoding M20/M25/M40 family metallo-hydrolase yields MLRNGDGPVVMLRADMDALPVTEATGLPYASKIEGVSHVCGHDLHVAWLMGASETIL; encoded by the coding sequence TTGCTGAGGAACGGCGATGGTCCTGTTGTTATGCTGCGTGCCGATATGGATGCGCTCCCAGTGACAGAGGCTACCGGTCTGCCCTATGCAAGCAAAATTGAGGGTGTATCTCATGTTTGCGGACATGATTTGCACGTTGCATGGCTGATGGGGGCATCGGAGACTATTCTCTGA
- a CDS encoding DUF5916 domain-containing protein, translating into MKSLKNLIIALSISLISWGSVYAQDTRSNENGEESVQIVLADTVGINIQNKNFVYVAKKMKGEITLDGVLDEEDWLNANQMENFRLVTPVDSGYPYQKSTGMITYDDKALYIATIFYDTIPGKRIMESFRRDYRFNYNDNLLTVFDTFRDQTNAYTFGSSPSGAIWDGIVTGSQTNLNWDSKIEVEVKNYPDKWITEIKVPFRSLRYPKDSKVWYVNFGRLDLKTNQKSAWAPVPRQFPHASPAYTGVLIFDEPLPEPRLNFSLIPYVLGGYHRDFEANEEAGYRKSFGFDAKIGFTTSTNLDLTYNPDFAQVEVDQQQMNLDRFELFFPEKRQFFLENQDLFSEYGQYDITPFFSRRIGLDAPVLGGARFTGKIGNDFRLGFMHMVTDQTSMMPTRNYSVLSMQQKIFSRSNISFMFVNKEYSGSDQFNRVAALDYNMASNNNVWTGKFFYHRSFRPGNPDKQYAQGAYINYNKRNIKLELRQAAVGKNFLAETGYVRRNNYILFNPEAQYTFVPNKLVVAHGPFIDMEAYYSHEYEKLDHVYEAGYFVNFDGNTTVTTGISDNYVKLMEDFDPTHVSDVYLPAGSEYDFLLWFGRIETSPRRPLNGTLQYSKGEFFNGHGDMIETNIAYRYQPYINFSLNTVYTNLRLPQPFTNQQFWLVGPKLDITFSPKVYLTTFVQYNEQVNNTNVNIRLQWRYKPVSDLFIVYTDNYFADTRDVRNRALVLKLTYWWN; encoded by the coding sequence ATGAAATCTTTGAAAAATCTAATTATCGCTTTATCAATTAGCTTGATATCGTGGGGATCTGTTTACGCCCAAGACACCCGAAGTAACGAAAATGGTGAGGAGTCAGTACAAATAGTACTTGCCGACACTGTAGGAATTAACATTCAAAACAAAAATTTTGTCTACGTTGCTAAAAAAATGAAAGGTGAGATCACTCTGGATGGTGTTCTTGATGAGGAGGACTGGCTGAATGCCAATCAGATGGAAAACTTCAGGCTGGTAACTCCGGTTGACAGTGGCTACCCATATCAGAAGTCGACAGGGATGATAACCTACGATGATAAGGCTCTCTATATTGCAACAATCTTCTATGACACTATACCGGGTAAAAGGATCATGGAGTCGTTCAGAAGAGATTACAGATTTAATTATAATGATAACTTACTAACGGTATTTGATACCTTCAGGGATCAGACCAATGCCTACACTTTTGGTAGCTCTCCCTCGGGTGCTATCTGGGATGGTATTGTAACCGGATCGCAGACAAACCTTAACTGGGACAGCAAAATTGAGGTGGAGGTTAAGAATTATCCCGATAAATGGATCACCGAAATAAAGGTTCCGTTCAGATCACTCCGATATCCCAAAGACAGCAAGGTGTGGTATGTGAATTTTGGTCGCCTCGACCTCAAAACCAATCAGAAGTCGGCCTGGGCCCCCGTTCCCCGTCAGTTCCCCCACGCTTCTCCAGCATATACGGGGGTACTTATCTTTGATGAGCCTTTGCCTGAGCCTCGACTCAACTTCTCTCTTATTCCCTATGTTCTGGGTGGATATCACCGTGATTTTGAGGCTAATGAAGAGGCGGGTTACCGTAAAAGCTTTGGTTTTGATGCCAAGATAGGGTTCACTACTTCAACTAATCTGGATCTTACTTATAATCCCGATTTTGCACAGGTGGAGGTGGATCAGCAGCAGATGAATCTTGATCGTTTCGAGCTCTTCTTCCCCGAAAAGCGCCAGTTCTTCCTTGAGAATCAGGACCTGTTTTCAGAATATGGTCAGTATGATATTACACCTTTCTTCTCCAGAAGGATCGGTCTGGATGCGCCTGTTCTTGGTGGTGCCAGGTTTACAGGCAAGATTGGGAATGATTTCAGGTTGGGCTTCATGCATATGGTTACCGATCAGACCAGCATGATGCCTACCCGTAATTATTCTGTCCTCTCAATGCAGCAGAAGATATTCTCTCGCTCAAACATCAGCTTTATGTTTGTTAATAAGGAGTACTCCGGCAGTGATCAGTTCAACCGCGTTGCTGCTCTGGATTACAATATGGCAAGCAATAATAATGTGTGGACCGGTAAGTTCTTCTATCATCGATCTTTCAGACCGGGTAATCCTGATAAACAGTATGCCCAGGGTGCATATATCAACTATAACAAGAGGAATATTAAGCTAGAGCTCAGACAAGCGGCTGTGGGTAAGAATTTCCTTGCGGAAACAGGTTATGTAAGACGAAACAACTATATCTTGTTCAATCCTGAAGCGCAATATACTTTCGTGCCAAATAAGCTTGTAGTGGCTCATGGTCCCTTTATCGATATGGAGGCATACTATTCACATGAATATGAGAAGCTTGATCATGTGTATGAGGCAGGTTATTTTGTGAATTTCGATGGAAATACAACGGTAACAACAGGTATTTCTGATAACTATGTTAAGCTGATGGAGGATTTTGATCCAACGCATGTGAGTGATGTATACCTCCCTGCCGGCAGTGAATATGATTTCCTTTTATGGTTTGGCAGGATAGAAACCAGTCCCCGCCGCCCTCTTAACGGAACACTGCAATATTCAAAAGGTGAATTCTTCAATGGACATGGCGATATGATTGAGACCAACATTGCATACAGATATCAGCCCTATATCAATTTCTCTTTAAACACTGTTTATACTAATCTAAGGCTTCCTCAGCCATTTACAAATCAGCAGTTCTGGCTGGTTGGTCCCAAGCTCGATATCACCTTCTCGCCAAAGGTTTATCTAACCACATTTGTTCAGTACAACGAGCAGGTCAACAACACCAACGTTAATATCAGACTGCAGTGGCGCTACAAGCCTGTGTCGGATCTTTTCATAGTATATACCGACAACTATTTCGCCGATACACGCGATGTTCGCAACAGGGCGCTTGTTCTGAAGCTTACATACTGGTGGAATTAG
- a CDS encoding basic secretory protein-like protein — translation MKKMRLLFIAVAALLVSCGSGKNVSDNKDNAFKNFNYPEVNFINKAEGTKGWEIYNRIVPDPVALIQESSLGVVKTLYWSDADSIPSVKKINYSFEDKRGISAKGGSVPEISIFYSSRWVEQSAENGGDDKVLYETEGVLFHELVHGYQLEPQGIGSYGTNKVFFAFIEGMADAVRADNGYFPETNRKPGGHWLDGYQTTGFFLQWLKTKDSDFLKKFNRSALEVVPWSFDGAIKHVLGDNYSIDELWDEYQEFLKS, via the coding sequence ATTAAAAAAATGAGACTACTATTTATTGCAGTTGCTGCACTCTTGGTTTCCTGTGGATCAGGAAAAAATGTATCCGATAACAAGGATAATGCGTTTAAAAATTTCAATTACCCCGAGGTTAACTTTATAAACAAGGCCGAGGGTACAAAAGGATGGGAGATATACAACAGAATTGTACCGGACCCCGTGGCTCTTATTCAGGAGAGCAGTCTGGGCGTGGTAAAGACACTCTATTGGAGCGATGCGGACAGCATCCCATCTGTTAAAAAGATCAATTACTCATTCGAAGATAAGAGAGGAATCTCTGCAAAAGGCGGCAGTGTGCCTGAGATAAGCATATTCTATAGTAGTCGCTGGGTGGAACAATCTGCTGAGAATGGTGGTGACGACAAGGTGTTGTACGAAACAGAAGGTGTTTTGTTTCACGAGCTTGTGCATGGTTATCAGCTGGAGCCACAGGGTATAGGATCTTATGGTACAAACAAGGTGTTTTTTGCATTTATAGAAGGAATGGCAGATGCTGTTCGTGCCGATAATGGTTATTTCCCCGAAACAAACAGAAAGCCGGGAGGTCACTGGCTGGATGGATACCAGACAACAGGATTCTTCCTTCAGTGGCTGAAAACCAAGGACAGCGATTTCCTTAAGAAGTTCAACAGATCAGCTCTTGAGGTTGTTCCATGGAGCTTCGACGGAGCTATCAAGCATGTTCTTGGAGACAACTATTCAATCGATGAGCTTTGGGATGAGTATCAGGAGTTCCTAAAAAGCTAA
- the wecB gene encoding non-hydrolyzing UDP-N-acetylglucosamine 2-epimerase has translation MKKLKVLTVVGTRPEIIRLSCVLQKLDTSEAIEHVLVHTGQNYDFELNEVFFEDLGLRKPDYFLNAAGKNATETAGQILINIDPVLEKEQPDAFLVLGDTNSCLCAIAAKKRHIPIFHMEAGNRCFDQRVPEESNRRIVDHTADINLTYSDIAREYLLAEGLRPDRVIKTGSPMYEVLMNYLPKINASNILETLGLEKDKFFVVSAHREENISSEKNFFNLVEILNTIAEKYDFPVIVSTHPRTRNMIEKKGVTFHENVRLMKPMGLSDYNKLQMNAYAVLSDSGTISEESSILNFRALNIREAHERPEAMEEASVMMVGLNPERVLQGITQLKYQNVGARDRFPIGQPNNVFFRPVADYSMPNVSDKVVRIIISYTDYIKRVVWGE, from the coding sequence GTGAAAAAATTAAAAGTATTGACAGTTGTAGGCACACGTCCTGAAATAATCAGGCTCAGCTGTGTGCTGCAGAAACTTGATACATCAGAAGCAATAGAGCATGTTCTGGTACATACCGGTCAGAATTACGACTTTGAACTTAACGAGGTGTTCTTCGAGGATCTGGGTTTGCGTAAGCCCGACTATTTCCTGAATGCTGCCGGTAAAAATGCTACTGAGACTGCAGGGCAGATACTTATAAATATTGATCCTGTGCTTGAGAAGGAGCAGCCTGATGCTTTTCTTGTGCTGGGTGATACAAACTCATGTCTTTGTGCTATTGCAGCGAAAAAACGTCATATACCAATATTCCATATGGAGGCGGGTAATCGTTGTTTCGACCAGCGTGTGCCGGAGGAGAGCAACCGCAGGATTGTGGACCATACTGCTGATATCAATCTTACTTACAGTGATATTGCCCGTGAGTATCTGCTGGCTGAGGGGTTGAGGCCCGACAGGGTGATAAAGACGGGTAGTCCGATGTATGAGGTGCTGATGAATTATCTTCCAAAGATTAATGCTTCAAATATACTGGAGACTTTAGGTCTCGAAAAGGATAAGTTTTTTGTTGTTTCTGCTCATCGTGAGGAGAATATCTCTTCTGAGAAAAACTTCTTTAATCTTGTTGAGATTCTTAATACTATTGCAGAAAAATATGATTTCCCGGTGATTGTCTCTACTCATCCTCGCACAAGGAATATGATTGAGAAGAAGGGGGTAACGTTTCATGAGAATGTGAGATTGATGAAGCCGATGGGATTGAGCGACTACAATAAGTTGCAGATGAATGCTTATGCTGTGTTGTCTGATAGTGGTACAATTTCGGAGGAGTCGTCTATTCTTAACTTCCGCGCGCTTAATATTCGTGAGGCTCACGAGCGTCCGGAAGCAATGGAGGAGGCGTCGGTTATGATGGTGGGACTTAATCCTGAACGTGTTTTACAAGGTATTACGCAGCTGAAGTATCAGAATGTGGGTGCGCGTGACCGCTTCCCGATTGGTCAGCCTAATAATGTGTTCTTCCGTCCTGTTGCCGACTACAGCATGCCTAATGTGAGTGATAAGGTGGTGAGAATTATAATATCTTATACTGATTACATAAAAAGAGTGGTTTGGGGGGAGTAA